Proteins from one Lewinella sp. 4G2 genomic window:
- a CDS encoding DUF4442 domain-containing protein → MANIIAEALRQIAEMPEESQNAATNMAFQMAVPFVATSKVHYEKVTSQEWIAHVPNEPEVHNHLQQVHAGAMMTLAESVAVTMMAMNLPADRLPLVKSVNAQFVRRSSGRIRAIARLTDEQLHQIQTEPKGEVVIEVDIRDADDEVPAVITVIPAWTTKKKK, encoded by the coding sequence ATGGCAAACATTATTGCGGAGGCCCTCCGGCAGATCGCCGAAATGCCCGAAGAAAGCCAGAACGCGGCAACGAATATGGCCTTCCAAATGGCGGTGCCTTTCGTAGCGACGAGTAAGGTGCACTACGAAAAGGTGACGAGCCAGGAGTGGATCGCCCACGTGCCGAACGAGCCTGAAGTACATAACCACCTGCAGCAAGTCCACGCTGGTGCGATGATGACGCTGGCGGAATCCGTAGCCGTTACCATGATGGCGATGAACTTGCCGGCGGACCGTCTCCCACTAGTAAAAAGCGTAAACGCCCAATTTGTCCGCCGTTCCAGTGGCCGCATTCGCGCCATTGCCCGCCTGACGGATGAGCAACTGCATCAGATCCAAACCGAACCGAAGGGAGAGGTTGTCATCGAAGTGGATATCCGTGATGCGGACGACGAGGTGCCGGCAGTCATTACCGTGATTCCTGCGTGGACGACGAAGAAGAAAAAGTGA
- a CDS encoding OmpA family protein: MKLLHTLSLAVLLPLSYGVQAQGTPVPATDDSKMETTDMTIEELADVAAMEGKKTGSMFEFGLRPTYSWVAGDVDATGGYGLGIHARKAFDHIFSVRLDGLYAATSGDNESGRRGNRRFESRWTSGTVFAVATLNNLKYEGGQRNTNIYLMGGAGGNTFKVASQKANADNFAEDEPLDNERNDILDREFGAHWAAGAGVAFRISSRFNVGLEYQALIPLGKRADLIDGYKASNFRDVQNAASLSLNFNIGNAATQMEPRYWENPFNGVKKDLVDMDGKVNAATNDADGDGVVDAIDQEANTPMGAPVDTKGRLLDSDGDGVADYKDLEPFFPPRAGETVDANGVVTNRIDKPITEDRIQEMIDASISKIKADLGPTSTTVVTNRGEMYLPIIYFPLNQATVKYADYGTLSSVARVMKGNPDMRLIVRGYTDKVGSDSYNRELSYRRASNVISHLVNQHGISRDRLILQYRGEDENLVPQDRSVVNRRVEFLSAEAGAREDGAPAGSSNRRGY, from the coding sequence ATGAAATTATTGCACACTCTTAGCCTGGCTGTCCTGTTACCCCTCAGCTACGGCGTTCAAGCCCAGGGAACGCCCGTTCCCGCTACCGATGACTCCAAGATGGAGACTACGGACATGACCATCGAAGAACTCGCCGACGTTGCTGCTATGGAAGGCAAGAAGACCGGCTCCATGTTTGAGTTCGGCCTCCGCCCTACCTACAGTTGGGTAGCCGGTGACGTGGACGCAACCGGTGGCTACGGCCTCGGCATCCACGCCCGCAAGGCTTTCGACCACATCTTCTCCGTCCGCCTTGACGGTCTCTACGCCGCGACCAGTGGTGATAATGAGTCCGGCCGCCGTGGCAACCGCCGCTTTGAATCCCGTTGGACGAGCGGTACTGTGTTCGCCGTCGCTACGCTGAACAACCTGAAGTACGAAGGTGGCCAGCGCAACACCAATATCTACCTGATGGGTGGTGCCGGTGGTAACACCTTTAAAGTAGCCTCTCAAAAAGCCAACGCCGATAACTTCGCCGAGGACGAGCCGCTGGACAACGAGCGTAACGACATCCTCGATCGCGAATTCGGTGCCCACTGGGCCGCCGGTGCCGGTGTCGCTTTCCGCATCAGCTCCCGCTTCAACGTCGGTTTGGAGTACCAGGCCTTGATCCCTCTGGGTAAGCGGGCTGACCTCATCGACGGTTACAAAGCTTCCAACTTCCGCGACGTACAGAACGCTGCTTCCCTCTCGCTCAACTTCAACATTGGTAACGCCGCCACGCAGATGGAGCCACGTTACTGGGAGAACCCCTTCAACGGCGTCAAGAAAGACCTCGTAGATATGGACGGTAAGGTGAACGCCGCTACCAACGACGCTGACGGCGACGGTGTAGTGGATGCCATCGATCAGGAAGCTAACACCCCCATGGGTGCGCCGGTAGATACGAAAGGTCGCCTGTTGGACTCTGACGGTGACGGTGTAGCTGATTATAAAGACCTCGAGCCTTTCTTCCCACCCCGCGCCGGTGAAACAGTTGACGCTAATGGTGTAGTAACCAACCGCATCGACAAGCCCATAACGGAAGACCGCATTCAAGAAATGATCGACGCTTCAATCTCGAAGATCAAGGCTGACCTCGGCCCAACTTCCACTACGGTAGTCACTAACCGCGGTGAGATGTACCTGCCGATCATCTACTTCCCCCTCAACCAGGCTACCGTGAAGTACGCTGACTACGGTACGCTCTCCAGCGTAGCGCGCGTAATGAAGGGTAACCCCGACATGCGCTTGATCGTCCGCGGTTACACCGATAAAGTAGGTTCCGATTCTTACAACCGGGAGCTATCTTACCGCCGCGCCAGCAACGTGATTTCTCACCTGGTAAACCAGCACGGTATCAGCCGCGATCGCCTGATCCTTCAGTACCGTGGCGAAGACGAAAACCTCGTACCGCAAGATCGTTCCGTAGTGAACCGCCGCGTCGAGTTCCTTTCCGCTGAGGCTGGTGCCCGCGAAGATGGTGCCCCCGCCGGTTCCTCCAACCGTCGTGGTTACTAA
- the yaaA gene encoding peroxide stress protein YaaA codes for MLLLLSPAKTLDMQPQPRKSTQPRLQNDTAELATLLRGKSSADLQKLMHISEKLGDLNFQRFQDYKTPFTPENAAAAGFAFRGDVYQDLDYSSLTETQKDLADQQIRILSGFYGLLRPSDLMQAYRLEMGTRLENERGKNLYEFWGDRITGLINEDLAETDDDTIVNLASQEYFKSVKADQLEGRLLNVHFKEERNGKLKVIAFNAKKARGRLARLAIIENLTSPAGMKELVVNDYIYNDTLSTETDWYWIKE; via the coding sequence ATGCTCCTGCTATTATCCCCTGCCAAAACGCTGGATATGCAACCGCAGCCGCGTAAGTCGACCCAACCCCGGTTGCAAAATGACACGGCTGAATTGGCCACCCTACTGCGAGGCAAATCAAGTGCGGACCTACAAAAACTCATGCACATCAGCGAAAAGCTGGGTGATCTCAACTTCCAGCGCTTTCAGGATTACAAGACACCCTTTACGCCGGAGAATGCTGCCGCCGCTGGATTCGCCTTCCGGGGTGACGTCTACCAAGACCTAGACTATTCCAGCTTAACGGAAACGCAGAAAGACTTGGCCGACCAGCAGATCCGTATCCTCAGTGGATTCTACGGCCTCCTGCGCCCCAGTGACCTCATGCAGGCCTACCGGTTGGAGATGGGTACCCGCCTGGAGAATGAGCGGGGCAAGAACCTCTACGAGTTTTGGGGCGATCGCATTACGGGCCTCATCAACGAAGACCTGGCGGAAACGGATGACGACACTATCGTCAACCTCGCCAGCCAGGAATACTTCAAGAGCGTCAAAGCGGACCAATTAGAGGGCCGGCTCCTCAACGTACATTTTAAGGAAGAACGGAACGGTAAACTGAAAGTGATCGCCTTCAACGCTAAAAAGGCCCGTGGCCGGCTCGCTCGCCTGGCTATAATTGAAAACCTCACCTCACCCGCAGGCATGAAGGAATTGGTCGTAAATGACTACATCTACAATGATACGTTGAGTACGGAGACGGATTGGTACTGGATCAAGGAATAA